A single window of Coffea eugenioides isolate CCC68of chromosome 7, Ceug_1.0, whole genome shotgun sequence DNA harbors:
- the LOC113777837 gene encoding probable indole-3-acetic acid-amido synthetase GH3.1, with translation METDWNTKALEFIEEMTKNAGEVQKMVLADILKQNGETEYLQRFNLDGATDTKTFTSKVPCITYEDIRPEIQRMENGDRSAILTALPVSDFLLSSGTTTSGKRKLIPMPEEEWNRRQVLSSLQMPVMNTYVPDLNKGKGLYFYFSWPETRTPGGHMTLTALAKYYRSEHYKNQRRDPYTQYTSPYESVLCTDYVQSMYVQLLCGLYQRKQINRVGASLASALLRVIKFFELNWQDLVHDIRVGSLNPKITYEPLRECMARIMKSDPELADFLTSECSGENWEGIIQRIWPNAKYLETLITGSMIQYATSLDYYSGGLPISTAKYASSECCFGINLNPISKPEDVSFTFMPNLAYFEFIPQEHHSSKMDIGNSTVTTPDLIDLVDVEVGKDYEVVITTYAGLYRYQMGDILRVTGFHNSAPKFKFLRRKGVLLSIEGDKTDEVELQMAMDNASQILQAYNVSLVDYTSHASKKIAPGHYVIYWELSVKDSDKNVQSDEAISRCCQTIENSFSLIYKQYRVHGAIAPLEIRVLKNGTFQDLVEFAVSRGASIGQYKVPRCVETGPVLEFLDSRVVSSHFSPCLPSLASEESEE, from the exons ATGGAAACTGATTGGAATACGAAGGCTCTAGAGTTCATTGAAGAGATGACCAAAAATGCTGGTGAAGTCCAGAAGATGGTCTTGGCAGATATACTAAAACAGAATGGTGAAACTGAGTATCTACAACGATTCAATCTTGATGGTGCAACTGACACTAAGACATTTACATCCAAAGTTCCATGTATTACTTACGAGGATATTCGGCCTGAAATTCAGCGTATGGAAAACGGTGATCGTTCCGCAATCTTGACTGCTCTACCTGTTTCTGACTTTTTGCTCAG ctcTGGGACGACGACATCAGGTAAAAGAAAACTGATCCCTATGCCCGAAGAAGAATGGAATCGTCGTCAGGTTCTATCAAGTCTTCAGATGCCAGTCATGAACAC CtatgttccagatttgaacaAGGGAAAAGGGCTGTATTTCTACTTTTCATGGCCAGAGACAAGGACCCCAGGAGGACATATGACACTAACAGCCCTTGCTAAATACTACAGAAGTGAACACTACAAGAACCAAAGACGTGATCCCTACACCCAATACACAAGCCCCTATGAAAGTGTCCTGTGCACAGATTATGTCCAAAGCATGTATGTCCAATTGCTGTGTGGGCTCTATCAACGCAAACAAATCAACCGGGTTGGTGCTTCTTTGGCTTCAGCACTACTCCGAGTCATTAAGTTTTTTGAACTCAATTGGCAAGATTTGGTTCATGACATTAGAGTTGGATCACTCAATCCCAAAATAACTTACGAGCCACTTCGAGAATGCATGGCTCGAATCATGAAATCCGATCCAGAACTTGCAGATTTTTTAACCAGTGAGTGCTCTGGAGAGAATTGGGAAGGAATTATTCAAAGAATTTGGCCTAATGCAAAGTATCTCGAAACTTTAATCACTGGTTCAATGATCCAATATGCTACCTCCCTCGATTATTATAGCGGCGGGCTACCCATTTCAACTGCCAAGTATGCATCCTCTGAGTGTTGCTTCGGAATTAACCTCAATCCCATATCCAAACCCGAAGACGTGTCATTTACTTTCATGCCAAACTTAGCCTATTTCGAATTTATACCGCAGGAACATCATTCTTCCAAGATGGATATCGGTAATAGTACTGTTACAACTCCTGACCTTATTGATCTTGTGGATGTAGAAGTTGGCAAGGACTATGAAGTCGTGATTACTACATATGCCGGATTGTACAGGTATCAAATGGGCGATATACTTAGAGTAACAGGATTTCACAATTCGGCACCAAAATTCAAGTTCTTGAGGAGGAAAGGTGTGCTATTGAGCATTGAAGGGGATAAAACAGATGAGGTTGAGTTACAAATGGCTATGGATAATGCATCCCAAATTCTCCAAGCATACAATGTAAGCTTGGTTGATTATACGAGTCATGCAAGTAAAAAGATAGCTCCAGGGCATTATGTTATATATTGGGAGTTGTCAGTTAAGGACTCGGACAAGAATGTACAAAGTGATGAGGCTATCAGCCGTTGCTGCCAAACAATTGAGAACTCATTCAGCTTAATATACAAACAATATCGAGTACACGGAGCAATTGCACCACTGGAAATTCGTGTGTTAAAGAATGGTACATTTCAGGATCTTGTGGAGTTTGCTGTCTCTAGAGGGGCTTCTATTGGTCAATATAAGGTGCCTAGATGTGTAGAAACTGGACCAGTCTTAGAGTTTCTTGATTCGAGAGTAGTTTCCAGTCATTTCAGCCCATGTTTGCCTTCTCTGGCTTCAGAAGAATCTGAAGAGTGA